The following proteins come from a genomic window of Halanaerobiaceae bacterium ANBcell28:
- a CDS encoding ABC transporter substrate-binding protein — translation MKFSCKLFFVLMMAFVLSVATIAAVGELPREETLVYGGGEWGPPSSFNPAAGGGFATGTEGLLYEPLFHFDPLANEYTPWLAETGEWISDTQYKIVLRDGITWSDGVALTAEDVAFTWEVALEAELAHMLSFWDWTEEIEVVDELTAIFHFSDNPRYQAWNQALYDQVIFPKHVFGEVDDLLVWSNYDDPVGSGPYLLESVEQDRFTWVRDDDWWGNDVHGQPAPKYLVNRIVFSNNVVLGSLMKGEIDLSNFFLPGIPGLRNTFGVDTYYNQAPYHVQWNTAHVFLNTTRKPFDDTNFRRAIAFAMDSNTIVRRVYENMVTASNPTGLFGPWLDFYDADVAEEYGFYYDLDKAAELLDEAGYVDTNGDGWRNAPDGSDIAIDLIVPNGWTDWMEASRAITAGLRAAGINAVSNFPDHGTWQNQMTTGNFNMVINNWTDTSASPYTFWSHIVGENITSTQIWENFGRYDDQELFDAVSEFSYLSPDDPEAQVVASFIQQRILEEMPVIPLWHNGLWAANTTANWTNWPSEDNPTGIACSWSAGWNLGFIRALIELEPAN, via the coding sequence ATGAAATTTTCATGTAAATTGTTTTTTGTATTGATGATGGCTTTCGTTTTAAGTGTTGCAACTATTGCAGCTGTTGGAGAACTACCTCGTGAGGAAACATTAGTTTATGGTGGTGGAGAATGGGGACCACCGAGTAGTTTCAATCCAGCTGCTGGTGGTGGATTTGCAACAGGTACAGAAGGTCTTCTTTATGAGCCACTTTTTCACTTTGATCCATTAGCTAACGAGTATACACCATGGTTAGCTGAAACTGGTGAGTGGATTTCTGATACTCAATATAAGATTGTATTAAGAGATGGAATTACATGGTCAGATGGTGTAGCTTTAACTGCCGAAGATGTTGCTTTTACTTGGGAAGTAGCACTAGAAGCTGAGTTAGCTCATATGCTAAGTTTCTGGGATTGGACAGAAGAAATAGAAGTAGTAGATGAACTTACTGCTATATTCCATTTTTCTGATAATCCTCGTTATCAAGCATGGAACCAAGCATTATATGATCAAGTTATTTTCCCTAAACATGTTTTTGGGGAAGTTGATGATTTATTAGTATGGTCTAACTATGATGACCCAGTTGGCTCTGGTCCATATTTGCTAGAAAGTGTAGAACAAGATAGATTTACATGGGTTAGAGATGATGATTGGTGGGGTAATGATGTTCATGGTCAACCTGCTCCTAAATATTTAGTTAACAGAATAGTATTCTCAAATAACGTTGTGCTTGGTTCATTAATGAAAGGTGAAATTGACTTAAGTAACTTCTTTTTACCTGGTATTCCTGGATTAAGAAATACTTTTGGAGTTGACACTTACTACAATCAAGCTCCATATCATGTTCAGTGGAATACAGCTCACGTTTTCTTAAACACTACAAGAAAACCATTTGACGATACTAACTTCAGAAGAGCAATTGCATTTGCTATGGATTCCAATACTATTGTCCGTAGAGTTTATGAAAATATGGTAACTGCATCTAATCCAACTGGTTTATTTGGACCATGGTTAGATTTCTATGATGCTGATGTAGCTGAAGAATATGGTTTCTATTATGATCTTGATAAAGCGGCAGAGTTACTTGATGAAGCTGGTTATGTTGATACAAATGGTGATGGATGGAGAAATGCTCCAGATGGTTCAGATATTGCCATAGATCTTATAGTTCCTAATGGTTGGACTGACTGGATGGAAGCTTCAAGAGCTATTACAGCTGGTTTAAGAGCAGCAGGAATTAATGCTGTATCTAACTTCCCAGATCATGGTACTTGGCAAAATCAAATGACTACTGGTAATTTTAATATGGTTATAAACAACTGGACTGATACCAGTGCATCTCCATATACTTTCTGGAGTCACATAGTCGGTGAAAATATTACAAGTACACAAATTTGGGAAAACTTTGGACGTTATGATGACCAAGAATTATTTGATGCTGTAAGTGAGTTTTCTTATTTGAGTCCAGATGATCCTGAAGCCCAAGTAGTAGCTTCATTCATTCAACAAAGAATTCTCGAAGAAATGCCAGTTATTCCTTTATGGCATAACGGTTTATGGGCAGCTAATACAACTGCTAACTGGACAAATTGGCCATCAGAAGATAATCCAACAGGAATAGCTTGTTCCTGGAGTGCTGGATGGAATCTAGGGTTTATTAGAGCATTAATTGAACTTGAGCCTGCAAATTAA